The following are encoded in a window of Sphaerisporangium siamense genomic DNA:
- a CDS encoding CHAP domain-containing protein — translation MTTEPSTELSSELKNMIDLLKSQLGYGEQGGGYTKYGDWYGKTVEFDSDYSAQPWCDMLLSWAAHRLGYDKWFGQFAYTPGHARWFVDHDAWGHTPEVGSVVFYDWSGSGTVDGIDHVGMVIAVDGDTIRTIEGNVDGGHVREKTRDQTYVVGYGYPEKVKAAMNANATTSQTSFTGASSVTLAAAETPLAATSSAGLAGVLLPVLLVVLLLAALLGTARHSVRRARAGRPAAG, via the coding sequence ATGACGACCGAACCGTCCACCGAGCTGTCCTCGGAACTCAAGAACATGATCGACCTGCTCAAGTCCCAGCTGGGCTACGGCGAGCAGGGCGGCGGCTACACCAAATACGGTGACTGGTACGGCAAGACCGTCGAGTTCGACTCCGACTACTCGGCCCAGCCCTGGTGCGACATGCTCCTGTCCTGGGCGGCGCACCGGCTCGGCTACGACAAGTGGTTCGGCCAGTTCGCCTACACCCCCGGCCACGCCCGATGGTTCGTCGACCACGACGCCTGGGGTCACACCCCCGAGGTCGGCTCCGTGGTGTTCTACGACTGGAGCGGCTCGGGCACCGTGGACGGCATCGACCACGTGGGCATGGTCATCGCCGTGGACGGCGACACCATCCGCACCATCGAGGGCAACGTCGACGGCGGCCACGTCCGGGAGAAGACCCGCGACCAGACCTACGTCGTCGGGTACGGCTACCCCGAGAAGGTCAAGGCCGCCATGAACGCGAACGCCACGACGTCGCAGACCTCCTTCACCGGCGCCTCCTCCGTGACGCTCGCCGCGGCCGAGACCCCCCTCGCCGCGACGTCCTCGGCCGGCCTGGCCGGGGTGCTGCTCCCCGTGCTGCTGGTCGTCCTCCTCCTCGCCGCCTTGCTCGGCACCGCCCGGCACTCCGTGCGGCGGGCCCGCGCCGGGCGGCCGGCCGCCGGGTGA
- a CDS encoding ATP-binding protein, whose product MTEHLAGRSEILLRFEAALRDPPVTLLVHGEAGIGKTHLLAETEEMARSLGLRVLHGQARDFGSGLAYAALTEALGPLQDDPVAREPLARLMEAIDQAALGVLGAAPAVHTANLLRRLPGRTLLAVDDLHLADADTLGVLSVLPRRVPGLVVAGTARRLPAMDADVVAGLSPLSPEEVAEVVTGLLGRAPSASLVRHVHEESRGNPWFVREAVLTLVQGGAVQSAYPGPRRGAILGRLFQRDRGGRGLARVLAALRRTRPARTADLPALAEIAGLAVAEAERAFDGLVGDGLLVPADDGAYEFAHPLVAEALYADLGPAERRRVHARIAGLLHRQGLAGARSVLEWASHLAEGGTSTEALPAMLRAAEATRWTAPLSAGHWYGRAAELAPAHERGVLLAREALSYWKGSRPVDALRAGRQALAVLEPGRRRTRTAQTMVNAAHSMGGYELAVSIAAEHLPHADHRAALLAQQAVVSTQLGVDSGALVREAWAALPTCPPEDLVITLSALAGDSLIKGDWAEVERALGALLPASAALPPAARLAALESSAHIMASAGLRTRTLGLLAEAEQIYRGLGWHDIAGQRVRTLAVVRRLGGEWERALRDLRSDAVALTEAGLRENAALLRNIELDILLDQGRYDEAEPLLAGPPLTCVLQMSLRALFAARRAFGVGDRATALRLVDEAVRTGPTDVAYRALGFRTAMLIITGDADGARAAALALDEMAAGGTPRARLTALLATAAAFQDAERAGAALETARGDGLKFEEAHARLVLGVLGDARQLVRAHAVFGELGAVPWRDRAAHRLREAGLAPAPSAVLTTAERRVAELVAGGLSNPRIAEELHYSRKTVEVYLSRVYAKTGLRSRVELALAYERGDI is encoded by the coding sequence GTGACCGAACACCTCGCCGGCAGGAGCGAGATCCTGCTCCGCTTCGAGGCCGCGCTGCGCGACCCGCCCGTGACGCTGCTCGTCCACGGCGAGGCGGGCATCGGCAAGACGCACCTGCTGGCGGAGACCGAGGAGATGGCCAGGTCCCTAGGCCTGCGAGTGCTCCACGGGCAGGCTCGCGACTTCGGCAGCGGCCTCGCCTACGCCGCGCTCACCGAGGCCCTCGGCCCGCTCCAGGACGACCCGGTCGCGCGCGAGCCGCTGGCCAGGCTCATGGAGGCCATCGACCAGGCCGCGCTCGGCGTCCTCGGCGCCGCGCCCGCCGTGCACACCGCCAACCTGCTGCGCCGCCTGCCGGGACGCACGCTGCTCGCCGTCGACGACCTGCACCTGGCCGACGCCGACACCCTCGGCGTGCTGTCGGTGCTCCCCCGCCGCGTGCCCGGCCTCGTGGTCGCCGGCACCGCCCGGCGCCTGCCCGCCATGGACGCCGACGTCGTCGCCGGGCTGAGCCCGCTGTCGCCGGAGGAGGTCGCCGAGGTGGTGACCGGCCTGCTCGGCCGCGCCCCGAGCGCCTCGCTCGTGCGGCACGTCCACGAGGAGAGCCGCGGCAACCCGTGGTTCGTCCGCGAGGCCGTGCTGACCCTCGTGCAGGGCGGCGCGGTGCAGTCGGCCTACCCGGGCCCGCGCCGGGGCGCGATCCTCGGCCGCCTCTTCCAGCGCGACCGCGGCGGGCGCGGGCTGGCGCGCGTGCTCGCCGCGCTGCGCCGCACCCGGCCCGCCCGCACCGCCGACCTGCCCGCCCTGGCGGAGATCGCCGGGTTGGCCGTGGCCGAGGCGGAGCGCGCGTTCGACGGGCTGGTCGGGGACGGCCTGCTCGTGCCCGCCGACGACGGCGCCTACGAGTTCGCCCACCCGCTGGTCGCCGAGGCCCTGTACGCCGACCTCGGACCGGCCGAGCGCCGCCGGGTGCACGCCCGCATCGCCGGCCTGCTGCACCGCCAGGGCCTGGCCGGCGCGCGCAGCGTCCTGGAATGGGCCTCCCACCTCGCCGAGGGCGGCACGAGCACCGAGGCCCTACCGGCCATGCTGCGCGCCGCCGAGGCGACCCGCTGGACGGCGCCGCTCTCGGCCGGACACTGGTACGGCCGGGCGGCCGAACTGGCCCCGGCGCACGAGCGCGGCGTCCTGCTGGCCCGCGAGGCGCTGTCGTACTGGAAGGGGTCGCGCCCGGTCGACGCGCTGCGGGCCGGCCGCCAGGCCCTCGCCGTGCTGGAGCCGGGACGCCGCCGCACCCGGACCGCCCAGACGATGGTGAACGCCGCGCACTCCATGGGCGGGTACGAGCTGGCGGTGTCGATCGCGGCCGAACACCTGCCGCACGCCGACCACCGGGCCGCGCTGCTCGCCCAGCAGGCGGTGGTGAGCACCCAGCTCGGCGTGGACTCCGGCGCGCTGGTCCGCGAGGCGTGGGCGGCGCTGCCCACCTGCCCGCCCGAAGATCTGGTCATCACGCTCAGCGCCCTGGCGGGCGACTCCCTGATCAAGGGCGACTGGGCGGAGGTCGAGCGCGCGCTCGGCGCCCTGCTGCCGGCGTCCGCGGCGCTGCCGCCCGCAGCCCGGCTGGCCGCGCTGGAGTCCTCCGCGCACATCATGGCCAGCGCCGGGCTCCGCACCCGAACGCTCGGCCTGCTCGCCGAGGCCGAGCAGATCTACCGGGGGCTCGGCTGGCACGACATCGCCGGCCAGCGCGTACGCACGCTGGCCGTGGTGCGCAGGCTGGGTGGCGAGTGGGAGCGGGCGCTGCGCGACCTGCGCTCCGACGCCGTCGCGCTGACCGAGGCGGGGCTGCGCGAGAACGCAGCGCTGCTGCGCAACATCGAGCTGGACATCCTGCTCGACCAGGGACGTTACGACGAGGCCGAGCCGCTGCTCGCCGGCCCGCCGCTCACCTGCGTGCTCCAGATGTCGCTGCGCGCCCTGTTCGCCGCCAGGCGCGCGTTCGGCGTGGGCGACCGTGCGACAGCGCTGCGGCTGGTGGACGAGGCCGTGCGCACGGGACCCACCGACGTCGCCTACCGGGCGCTCGGCTTCCGCACCGCAATGCTCATCATCACGGGCGACGCCGACGGCGCCCGCGCCGCCGCGCTCGCGCTGGACGAGATGGCGGCGGGCGGCACGCCGCGCGCCCGGCTGACGGCCCTGCTCGCCACCGCGGCCGCCTTCCAGGACGCCGAACGCGCCGGGGCCGCGCTGGAGACGGCGCGCGGCGACGGGCTGAAGTTCGAGGAGGCGCACGCCCGGCTCGTCCTCGGCGTCCTCGGGGACGCCCGGCAGCTCGTCCGCGCGCACGCCGTCTTCGGCGAGCTCGGCGCCGTGCCCTGGCGCGACCGCGCGGCCCACCGCCTGCGCGAGGCGGGCCTCGCCCCCGCGCCCTCGGCCGTGCTCACCACCGCGGAGCGCCGCGTGGCGGAGCTGGTCGCGGGCGGGCTGTCCAACCCGCGGATCGCCGAGGAGCTGCACTACAGCCGCAAGACCGTGGAGGTCTACCTGTCGCGCGTGTACGCCAAGACGGGGCTGCGCTCCCGCGTCGAGCTGGCCCTGGCCTACGAGCGCGGCGACATCTGA
- a CDS encoding alkyl sulfatase dimerization domain-containing protein gives MTSPILHHADSVWRGTVTPGEVPLGDLRSRGVQEVAEGVVMWPAFGNVYGIRGDGGLALFDTGNDVDAPAMHAAMRAWSDEPVRYAVFSHGHLDHVAGLGPFEAEDGPRPVVIAHEAVTRRFARYARTAGYNTMVNQRQYGFSRLTWPVSHRQPDLTYRDEINVSLGDVTFEMRHARGETDDATWAFLPERGVLLTGDLFAWVTPNAGNPQKAQRYPDEWAVALRAMAALDAEVLLPGHGLPIAGAARVRRALTDTADYLDHLVDRTLELMNAGARLDEIVHAVRPPEALAGRPYLRPYHDEPEFVVRNIWRLYGGWHDGNPAHLKPAPDEVLARALADLSGGAPALAARAATAAAEGDPRLACQLAELAVQADPGDHKLHEIRARVYTLRARQEASIMARGVYTWAAAESRSVTSGEDLLDVYQEIAGGRVWWVPPAGPAPDAAPDAYPDAAPGQSRDA, from the coding sequence ATGACGTCACCGATCCTCCACCACGCCGACAGCGTCTGGCGAGGGACGGTGACGCCCGGGGAGGTGCCGCTGGGGGACCTGCGCTCGAGGGGGGTGCAGGAGGTCGCCGAGGGCGTGGTGATGTGGCCCGCCTTCGGCAACGTCTACGGCATCAGGGGCGATGGCGGCCTGGCTCTGTTCGACACCGGCAACGACGTGGACGCGCCTGCCATGCACGCGGCCATGCGGGCCTGGTCGGACGAGCCGGTCCGCTACGCGGTCTTCTCCCACGGCCACCTCGACCACGTCGCGGGCCTCGGCCCGTTCGAGGCGGAGGACGGTCCCCGGCCGGTCGTGATCGCGCACGAGGCCGTCACCCGCCGGTTCGCCCGCTACGCCAGGACGGCCGGCTACAACACGATGGTCAACCAGCGGCAGTACGGCTTCTCCCGGCTGACCTGGCCGGTCTCCCATCGGCAGCCCGACCTCACCTACCGCGACGAGATCAACGTCTCGCTGGGCGACGTGACCTTCGAGATGCGGCACGCGCGCGGCGAGACCGACGACGCGACCTGGGCGTTCCTGCCCGAGCGCGGCGTGCTGCTGACCGGAGACCTGTTCGCCTGGGTGACCCCGAACGCGGGCAACCCGCAGAAGGCCCAGCGTTACCCGGACGAGTGGGCGGTCGCGCTGCGCGCGATGGCGGCGCTGGACGCGGAGGTGCTGCTGCCCGGCCACGGCCTGCCCATCGCCGGGGCCGCCCGCGTGCGCCGGGCGCTCACCGACACGGCCGACTACCTGGACCACCTGGTCGACCGGACCCTGGAGCTGATGAACGCCGGAGCGCGCCTGGACGAGATCGTCCACGCCGTGCGGCCCCCCGAGGCGCTGGCCGGCAGGCCGTACCTGCGGCCGTACCACGACGAGCCGGAGTTCGTCGTGCGCAACATCTGGCGGCTGTACGGCGGCTGGCACGACGGCAACCCCGCCCACCTCAAACCCGCGCCCGACGAGGTGCTGGCCCGCGCGCTGGCGGACCTGTCCGGCGGCGCGCCCGCGCTCGCGGCCCGCGCGGCGACCGCCGCGGCCGAAGGGGACCCGCGGCTCGCGTGCCAGCTCGCCGAGCTGGCCGTGCAGGCCGACCCGGGCGACCACAAGCTGCACGAGATCAGGGCGCGGGTCTACACGCTGCGCGCGCGGCAGGAGGCCTCGATCATGGCGCGCGGCGTCTACACCTGGGCCGCCGCCGAGTCGCGCAGCGTGACCTCCGGCGAGGACCTGCTGGACGTGTACCAGGAGATCGCCGGGGGCCGGGTGTGGTGGGTGCCGCCCGCCGGGCCGGCCCCGGACGCCGCCCCGGACGCTTACCCGGACGCCGCCCCGGGTCAGAGCAGGGACGCGTAG
- a CDS encoding LLM class F420-dependent oxidoreductase — protein MRLGVTMFATDRSMPITDLARAAEERGLVSLWVPEHTHIPVSRRTPHPSGQPLPEVYKRTLDPLVALSYAAAVTERLTVGTGIMLLAQRDPIATAKAVATLDLLSGGRFALGAGFGWNAEEMESHHVPYDRRREVVREHVLAMKGLWTEEAAGFAGEHVAFEPSWSWPKPARVPPVYLGGGAGPKMFAHIAEYADGWLPLGGGGLRDAMPALREAAEKAGRDPATIEVIPFGVHPDQGKLEFLAGLGVGHVVCSVPSGPADAVLPVLDAYASLL, from the coding sequence ATGCGGCTCGGCGTCACCATGTTCGCCACCGACCGGTCCATGCCGATCACCGATCTGGCCCGCGCGGCCGAGGAACGCGGACTCGTCTCGCTGTGGGTTCCCGAGCACACCCATATCCCCGTCTCGCGCCGGACGCCGCACCCCTCGGGGCAGCCGTTGCCCGAGGTGTACAAGCGCACCCTCGACCCGCTGGTCGCCCTGTCCTACGCGGCGGCCGTCACCGAGCGCCTCACCGTCGGCACCGGCATCATGCTCCTCGCCCAGCGCGACCCCATCGCCACCGCCAAGGCCGTGGCCACGCTCGACCTGCTGTCCGGCGGGCGGTTCGCGCTCGGCGCCGGCTTCGGCTGGAACGCCGAAGAGATGGAGTCCCACCACGTGCCCTACGACCGGCGCCGCGAGGTCGTCCGCGAGCACGTCCTCGCGATGAAGGGCCTGTGGACCGAGGAGGCCGCGGGGTTCGCGGGCGAGCACGTCGCGTTCGAGCCGTCGTGGTCGTGGCCCAAGCCCGCGCGCGTGCCGCCGGTGTACCTCGGCGGCGGCGCGGGGCCGAAGATGTTCGCGCACATCGCCGAGTACGCCGACGGGTGGCTGCCCCTCGGCGGCGGCGGGCTCAGGGACGCCATGCCCGCGCTGCGCGAGGCGGCGGAGAAGGCCGGGCGCGACCCGGCGACGATCGAGGTCATCCCCTTCGGCGTGCACCCCGACCAGGGCAAGCTGGAGTTCCTCGCCGGGCTCGGCGTCGGCCACGTCGTGTGCTCCGTGCCGAGCGGCCCCGCCGATGCCGTGCTGCCCGTCCTGGACGCCTACGCGTCCCTGCTCTGA
- a CDS encoding DUF3037 domain-containing protein, protein MSGARDVYEYAVIRVVPCLVRGELINAGVILYCQPRDYLCARTELDEPRLRAIDEDADAGQVRLALLAYERACAGESEALRAQSLGSRFRWLTAPRSTIVQAGPVHAGLTCDPAAALETLMDRLVRRA, encoded by the coding sequence ATGAGCGGCGCGCGCGACGTGTACGAGTACGCGGTGATCCGGGTGGTGCCGTGCCTGGTGCGCGGCGAGCTGATCAACGCCGGGGTGATCCTGTACTGCCAGCCCCGCGACTACCTGTGCGCGCGCACCGAGCTGGACGAGCCGCGGCTGCGGGCCATCGATGAGGACGCCGACGCCGGGCAGGTCCGCCTGGCGCTGCTGGCCTACGAGCGGGCCTGCGCGGGGGAGTCCGAGGCGCTGCGCGCCCAGTCCCTGGGCAGCAGGTTCCGGTGGCTGACCGCGCCGCGCAGCACGATCGTGCAGGCCGGGCCCGTGCACGCCGGGCTCACCTGCGACCCCGCCGCCGCGCTGGAGACCCTCATGGACCGCCTGGTGCGCAGGGCCTAA
- a CDS encoding HipA family kinase, with protein sequence MLELVTATRYVTPLREGGSLPGVVEADDLGTYVVKFRGAGQGRRVLVAEIICAELARRLGLRTPDLTIVDLDPQIGAREPDQEIQELLKASEGHNLGVDFLPGALGFDPLAWSPDRAFASRLLWFDALIHNVDRSWRNPNLLVWHGDTWLIDHGAALWFHHNWRTADPQRPFDARDHIMAPYAKRLKEADAELPGLVTEDLLRAVTALVPDEWLEDEPGFAGPAAVRDAYVDHLLARAHGPRAWLPEVAR encoded by the coding sequence GTGCTCGAACTGGTGACCGCGACGCGGTACGTGACCCCGCTGCGGGAGGGCGGGTCGCTGCCGGGCGTCGTCGAGGCCGATGATCTCGGCACCTACGTCGTGAAGTTCCGCGGCGCCGGCCAGGGACGGCGGGTGCTCGTCGCCGAGATCATCTGCGCGGAGCTGGCGCGGCGGCTCGGCCTGCGCACCCCTGACCTCACGATCGTGGACCTGGACCCGCAGATCGGCGCGCGTGAACCCGACCAGGAGATCCAGGAGCTGCTCAAGGCCAGCGAGGGCCACAACCTCGGCGTCGACTTCCTGCCCGGCGCGCTCGGCTTCGACCCCCTCGCCTGGTCGCCCGACCGCGCCTTCGCCTCCCGGCTGCTGTGGTTCGACGCGCTGATCCACAACGTGGACCGGAGCTGGCGCAACCCCAACCTGCTGGTCTGGCACGGCGACACCTGGCTCATCGACCACGGCGCGGCCCTGTGGTTCCACCACAACTGGCGCACGGCCGACCCGCAGCGTCCCTTCGACGCCCGCGACCACATCATGGCGCCCTACGCCAAGCGGCTCAAGGAGGCCGACGCCGAGCTGCCGGGCCTGGTCACCGAGGACCTGCTGCGCGCGGTGACCGCGCTCGTCCCCGACGAGTGGCTGGAGGACGAGCCCGGCTTCGCCGGCCCCGCCGCCGTGCGCGACGCCTACGTCGACCACCTGCTCGCCCGTGCCCACGGCCCGCGCGCCTGGCTGCCGGAGGTCGCGCGATGA
- a CDS encoding GNAT family N-acetyltransferase, with amino-acid sequence MLRTSASRVLDDQDRDEVLAILDADPVANVFVASRVRSVGLSPARLGGQMWGFGPRGGMTALCYSGANLVPVNAGPEAVQAFADRARRQGRRCSSIVGPADAVEKLWERLEPYWGPARAIRWAQPVMATSSPSPVPPDPLVRQVRPEEFATLLPACVAMFTEEVGISPDLGDGGALYRSRVAELIRIGRSYARIEDGLVVFKAEVGAVTPQVCQIQGVWVHPDRRGRGHAVAGMAAVVEHTLRHFAPVVSLYVNDFNVAARAAYRRVGFKEVDTFMSVLF; translated from the coding sequence ATGCTGCGAACATCGGCGTCGCGCGTGCTCGACGACCAGGACCGCGACGAGGTGCTCGCGATCCTCGACGCCGACCCGGTGGCCAACGTCTTCGTCGCCTCCCGGGTGCGGTCGGTCGGGCTCAGCCCGGCGCGCCTCGGCGGGCAGATGTGGGGCTTCGGCCCCCGTGGCGGGATGACCGCCCTCTGCTACTCGGGGGCCAACCTGGTCCCCGTCAACGCGGGTCCCGAGGCCGTCCAGGCGTTCGCCGACCGCGCCCGCAGGCAGGGCCGCCGGTGCTCGTCGATCGTGGGCCCCGCGGACGCCGTCGAGAAGCTGTGGGAGCGCCTGGAGCCGTACTGGGGGCCCGCGCGGGCGATCCGCTGGGCCCAGCCGGTCATGGCCACCTCCTCGCCGTCGCCGGTGCCGCCCGATCCGCTCGTCCGCCAGGTGCGCCCCGAGGAGTTCGCCACGCTGCTTCCCGCCTGCGTGGCGATGTTCACCGAGGAGGTCGGCATCTCGCCCGACCTCGGGGACGGTGGCGCGCTGTACCGCTCGCGGGTGGCCGAGCTGATCCGCATCGGCCGCTCCTACGCCCGCATCGAGGACGGCCTGGTCGTCTTCAAGGCCGAGGTGGGGGCGGTGACGCCGCAGGTCTGCCAGATCCAGGGCGTGTGGGTCCACCCGGACCGGCGCGGCCGGGGGCACGCCGTGGCGGGCATGGCGGCGGTCGTGGAGCACACGCTGCGGCATTTCGCGCCGGTGGTGTCGCTGTACGTCAACGACTTCAACGTGGCCGCGCGGGCCGCGTACCGCAGGGTGGGCTTCAAAGAGGTGGACACCTTCATGTCCGTCCTTTTCTGA
- a CDS encoding alpha/beta hydrolase gives MRRVLGVVASAAVPIALVAGLTTGARDAAAAPRDTVEWGACPGPKTAAKVECGTVRVPLDFSRPDGPAIALAVNRVKGSASHDQNGEGVLLVNPGGPGASGITLARYVAAALPRDVAARYDVIGFDPRGVGASEPALTCVDPRRHFAAPRLDQVPGDRAAEAALLARAQAYAQACATRWPWLLPHMATENSARDMDLIRQALGEQKISYLGYSYGTYLGAVYATMFPARVRRLVLDSVVDPEGVWYDANIAQDYAFDRRHHDFLAWVARHHDAYRLGRAEADVAAAYAGMRRGLAARPSGPVGPSELDDIFTVGGYTDLVWPQLAGAFAAYVRKGQADQLVNAYRQHVDHDAAAENNYAVYLAVQCRDAEWPRDWGRWVADTVKVNAKAPFMAWQNAWYNAPCAFWPEKGGPPVRVGGSAGLPPILLVQSRSDAATPYAGALRVRARFPSARLLREGGGNHGVSLGGNLCVDRHLAAYLRDGSLPGGAERHAGRRPDATCAAGPEPKPLPPMTRGHGHLRLRKVIAAP, from the coding sequence GTGAGACGGGTTCTCGGAGTGGTCGCGAGTGCGGCGGTGCCGATCGCGCTGGTCGCCGGGCTCACGACCGGGGCACGGGACGCGGCCGCCGCGCCCCGTGACACGGTCGAGTGGGGCGCGTGCCCCGGGCCGAAGACGGCGGCGAAGGTCGAGTGCGGCACCGTGCGGGTCCCTCTGGACTTCTCCCGGCCCGACGGGCCGGCCATCGCCCTGGCCGTCAACCGCGTCAAGGGCTCGGCCTCGCACGACCAGAACGGCGAAGGGGTGCTGCTGGTCAACCCGGGCGGCCCCGGAGCGTCCGGCATCACGCTCGCCCGGTACGTCGCGGCCGCGCTGCCCAGGGACGTCGCCGCCCGCTACGACGTGATCGGCTTCGACCCACGCGGCGTCGGGGCCAGCGAGCCGGCCCTCACCTGCGTCGACCCGAGGAGGCACTTCGCCGCCCCGCGCCTCGACCAGGTGCCGGGCGACCGCGCCGCCGAGGCCGCCCTGCTGGCCAGGGCGCAGGCGTACGCGCAGGCCTGTGCCACGCGCTGGCCGTGGCTGCTGCCGCACATGGCCACCGAGAACTCGGCCCGCGACATGGACCTGATCCGCCAGGCGCTCGGCGAGCAGAAGATCAGCTACCTCGGCTACTCCTACGGCACCTACCTCGGCGCGGTCTACGCCACGATGTTCCCGGCCCGGGTCAGGCGGCTCGTGCTGGACAGCGTGGTCGATCCCGAGGGGGTGTGGTACGACGCGAACATCGCCCAGGACTACGCCTTCGACCGGCGCCACCACGACTTCCTCGCCTGGGTGGCCCGCCACCACGACGCCTACCGTCTCGGCCGCGCCGAGGCCGACGTCGCCGCCGCCTACGCCGGCATGCGCCGCGGCCTCGCCGCCAGGCCGTCCGGCCCGGTCGGCCCGAGCGAGCTGGACGACATCTTCACCGTCGGCGGCTACACCGACCTCGTCTGGCCGCAGCTCGCCGGTGCCTTCGCCGCCTACGTCCGCAAGGGCCAGGCCGACCAGCTCGTCAACGCCTACCGCCAGCACGTCGACCACGACGCCGCCGCCGAGAACAACTACGCCGTGTACCTGGCGGTGCAGTGCCGCGACGCCGAGTGGCCGCGCGACTGGGGCCGCTGGGTGGCGGACACGGTCAAGGTCAACGCCAAGGCGCCGTTCATGGCGTGGCAGAACGCCTGGTACAACGCGCCGTGCGCCTTCTGGCCGGAGAAGGGCGGGCCGCCGGTCCGCGTCGGCGGGTCCGCCGGCCTGCCGCCGATCCTGCTGGTGCAGTCCCGCTCCGACGCCGCCACCCCGTACGCCGGGGCGTTGCGGGTGCGCGCCCGGTTCCCGAGCGCCCGGCTGCTGCGGGAGGGCGGCGGCAACCACGGGGTGTCCCTCGGCGGCAACCTCTGCGTCGACCGCCACCTGGCCGCCTACCTGCGCGACGGCAGCCTTCCCGGCGGCGCGGAGCGGCACGCCGGTCGCAGGCCCGACGCGACGTGCGCCGCCGGGCCGGAGCCGAAGCCGCTGCCCCCGATGACGCGCGGGCACGGACACCTGCGGCTCAGAAAGGTGATCGCGGCTCCGTAG
- a CDS encoding PP2C family protein-serine/threonine phosphatase: MRLRRRGTGARRAWQSGQAPVVVSLALIVMITIADLITPATIQFSPFLIVAPAVAASAAGPGRTAMIAVVAVADLILLDIRSSLLGMPAARAQFAALVLVSTFLVVFAAVRERHKEELVRVRSIAEAAQQALLRPLPTRLGPLRVASTYLAAEREAQIGGDLYAAAPANTGARLLIGDVRGKGLPSVSDAALLLGAFREAARRHAALPEVARHLDESVRADLEENAGEPGEVSENFITAAVLEAPGDRQVLHLIDCGHPPPLLVRDGRVTTLHVVAPSPPLGLGELGDGAYRIETFDFRPGDTLLLYTDGVVEARCPSGGFYPLEERLCRWPGDDPEALIAHVRADLLAHVGGRLEDDAAMVAIRRL, encoded by the coding sequence GTGCGGCTCCGCCGGCGGGGGACGGGCGCCCGCCGGGCCTGGCAGTCCGGCCAGGCCCCGGTGGTGGTCTCGCTCGCGCTGATCGTGATGATCACGATCGCCGACCTCATCACCCCGGCGACCATCCAGTTCAGCCCCTTCCTGATCGTCGCGCCCGCGGTCGCCGCCTCCGCCGCCGGCCCCGGGCGCACGGCGATGATCGCCGTCGTCGCCGTCGCCGACCTGATCCTGCTCGACATCCGCTCCTCCCTGCTCGGCATGCCGGCCGCGCGGGCGCAGTTCGCCGCGCTCGTGCTGGTCTCGACCTTCCTCGTGGTGTTCGCCGCCGTGCGCGAGCGGCACAAGGAGGAACTGGTGCGCGTCCGCTCGATCGCGGAGGCCGCCCAGCAGGCGCTTCTCCGCCCCCTCCCCACGCGGCTCGGTCCGCTGCGGGTCGCCTCGACGTACCTGGCCGCCGAGCGCGAGGCGCAGATCGGCGGCGACCTGTACGCCGCCGCCCCGGCGAACACCGGGGCGCGGCTTCTGATCGGCGACGTCCGGGGCAAGGGGTTGCCCTCGGTGTCGGACGCGGCGCTGCTGCTCGGCGCGTTCCGCGAGGCGGCCCGCCGCCACGCGGCCCTGCCCGAGGTGGCCCGCCACCTGGACGAGAGCGTCCGCGCCGACCTTGAGGAGAACGCCGGGGAGCCCGGGGAGGTGTCGGAGAACTTCATCACCGCGGCCGTCCTGGAGGCGCCGGGGGACCGGCAGGTGCTCCACCTGATCGACTGCGGCCACCCTCCGCCCCTGCTGGTCCGCGACGGCCGGGTCACCACCCTGCACGTGGTCGCGCCCTCGCCGCCGCTCGGCCTCGGGGAACTGGGCGACGGCGCCTACCGGATCGAGACGTTCGACTTCCGGCCGGGCGACACCCTCCTGCTCTACACCGACGGCGTCGTGGAGGCCCGCTGCCCGTCGGGAGGCTTCTATCCGCTGGAGGAACGCCTCTGCCGCTGGCCCGGCGACGATCCCGAGGCCCTGATCGCGCACGTGCGCGCCGACCTGCTCGCCCACGTCGGCGGGCGGCTGGAGGACGACGCCGCCATGGTCGCCATCCGCCGCCTGTGA